One Branchiostoma floridae strain S238N-H82 chromosome 15, Bfl_VNyyK, whole genome shotgun sequence DNA window includes the following coding sequences:
- the LOC118432146 gene encoding zinc finger protein 506-like, translated as MAAAGNGSPTAVPQDFGDGSPPGVLRGRDESKTEDHPTKSKIGLASQPKANTGGKPYICGECGYRATYKLVMAEAGYGSPTGVPLKHGDGSPVGVSCDRDAGNCGYEQTKSTLDRHLTKHSGEKHYMCGECGYRATDKRYLTIHMKIHAGEKPYKCDQCDYSATRK; from the exons ATGGCAGCGGCAggtaatgggtctcctactgctgttccccaggACTTCGGTGATGGTTCTCCTCCTGGAGTTTTGCGTGGCAGGGATGAAAGTAAAACCGAAGACCATCCAACTAAGAGCAAAATCGGTTTGGCCAGTCAACCAAAAGCAAACACTGGTgggaaaccctacatatgtggggagtgtgggtacagggcaacttACAA GTTAGTCATGGCTGAGGCAGGATATGGGTCTCCTACTGGTGTTCCCCTGAAGCACGGTGATGGGTCTCCTGTTGGAGTTTCATGTGACAGAGATGCAGGTAATTGCGGATACGAGCAGACA aaatccacatTGGACCGCCATCTAACAAAACACAGCGGCGAGAAacactacatgtgtggggagtgtggatacagggcaaCTGATAAGCGTTACCTAACCATACATATGAAAATCCAtgctggtgaaaaaccctacaagtgtgaccagtgtgattattctgctacACGGAAGTGA
- the LOC118431243 gene encoding zinc finger protein 239-like, which yields MDEAGYGSPTDVPLKLGDGSPVGVTCDRDAGNVGDEQKASKNSLECQEEAHTDEKPYLCEDCGYKTSKKSHLLQHMRTHTGKKPYTCSQCDYSATRKSSLDRHLAKHTGEKPYLCGECGHRTAQKCDLSKHMRTHTGEKLYKCDQCGYSAAQKSTLGRHLAKHTNEKPYKCDQCDYSAAQKFNLNTHLLQHTGEKPYMCGECGYRTTQKSALSQHMRTHTGIKPYKCDQCDFSAA from the coding sequence ATGGATGAGGCAGGATATGGGTCTCCTACTGATGTTCCCCTGAAGCTCGGTGACGGGTCTCCTGTTGGAGTTACATGTGACAGAGATGCAGGCAATGTCGGAGACGAGCAGAAAGCAAGCAAAAATAGTTTGGAATGTCAGGAAGAAGCACATACTGATGAAAAACCTTATCTATGTGAGGATTGTGGTTACAAGACATCAAAGAAGTCCCACTTATtgcaacatatgagaacccatacaggtaaaaaaccctacacgtgtagccagtgtgattattctgctacACGGAAATCCTCATTGGAcagacatctagcaaaacacacgggtgagaaaccctacttgtgtggggaatgtgggcacaggacagctcaaaagtgtgacttatccaaacacatgagaacccataccggtgaaaaactctacaagtgtgaccagtgtggtTATTCTGCggcacagaaatccactttgggTAGACATCTTGCAAAACACACCaatgagaaaccttacaagtgtgaccagtgtgattattctgctgcacaaaaatttAACTTAAACACCCATCTTCTccaacacactggtgagaaaccctacatgtgtggggagtgtgggtacaggacaactcagaaATCtgccttatcccaacatatgaggaCCCATACCGGTATAAAgccatacaaatgtgaccagtgtgacttctcTGCAGCGTAA